The region GATTATGAGCAGGATTGCAGCTCCTATGGTAGGCGGCATGGTCAGTGCACTGGTATTAGCGCTATTGGTATTACCAGTGTGCTACAGCCTGATGAAAAAGCCTGCGCTGCAACGCTTTAACGCGCAAATACAGCAGGCTCGCTAACGAGATTAGGTTGGGAAAGTCAGGCCATTATTGACCTGTGTGGCGGCCACAAAGGCATCAAAGGCACTGACTTTCCCAAGCAGTGCTACCTTAGTGGCGTGCCATTCGCGGCGCTGATAACCACCAATCTCCTGCCAGGCGGCCATCTCATCGGCACTGGGGTAATAAATGGTCGCGCCATTTCTGAGCAAGCCTCTTTGGCAGTAAAGCGCTGTTTGGCGGGCCATCGGCAGATGCTGAGTAAAGGTTTTCTCTGCCCCCTCCCAAACGGCGATGCGTAGTTTTCTTGGCAGTGCTTTAAGCCACTGCTGGTTAATCACGGATACCCAACCGTCCTGCACTGAGTTGATCAAAGATACAGCCCCAATGTGGCGGTTTAATCCGTTTGGGCCGTTATATAACCCGGTTACCGACGGGTCCAGAGCATCGAAGCGTTTACGAGCAGCAAGCATAGCTGCTTTTTTCCAGGCCACCTGAACAGGAGTGGTGCCACAGAGTTGGTAAAACTGTCTGAGTACCTGACTGGCGGGCACACGAAAAATCACATCAATGATGTCGCTGGGCGTTTTCAGCAATTTGCCGTAATGACGTGTGGAGGTCAGGGTTCTGGCACCTGGCAGATGATAGAGCAAGATCGCGACCTCGCCCCGAGCACGGATCTGATCAGTGACCTGTTGCTGCCATAATTTTGAGGTGATGAGATTCAGGTAAGACTGAGACTGTGCAGCCCAAAAGGGAATATTGAGAATATCGAGCTTAGGCACAATAGGTGACAGGTTAGAGACACTCAGCAGCGCACCCTGAATGGCACCTCTGGAAACCTGTACAGCCAGCTCATGGCCAACACCTAGCTGGCCTTTATCGCGGATCTCCACACAGATCTTACCATTAGAAAAGTCTTCAATATTGTGTTTCAGCTGCTGGTGCATATGAGGAGAAGACAGCCATAACTCGGTATTGTAGGGGGAGGCAAAGACTAGACGGTAACGTGCTCCGGTGCAGTCTGGTTGCTTTGCTTGCAACTGTGTTCCCAGCAGAGGCAGTAAGGCGGTACTTTGGCGCAAAAAAGTGCGCCTGCCAGGGGATAACGGACTATTGGGTTTACCTAAGCTGCTCATGCCTTCACTCTAAGTAACTGCAACCCAACTGCATCAGGTCTGAATGAACTTATGCTATTAAGTCTAGACCGCATTGGATTAAATGAAAATCAGGCTAGGGATAACCATAGCGAGCGGTGCTTTATAAAGGAGAGTATTTTTTACCGTGAGCGAATGATGCAAAGTCTGGTAATGCTCGCCGAACCCGATTATGTTGTCTAAGCTTAGGAGGGATAGGGGCAAGTCAGGAACTTATTTGTGCAGTTAAAACAGTCACTTTTGTTATTCAAAGTGGCCGCCATTGGTGCGGCGTTGATCATTGCGACGGTGAGCTGGTTTCTTTACCGGGAGCTGGATCATAGCAAGCAACTCAACGATCATTTATTTAAATTACAAACCCAGATCCAGCGGTTGTTAGATCAAGAAGAGCGGTTTGTGATTGAAAGGCAGAAAGCTTCGTTGCTCTCTATTGATGATTATCGTTATGCGTATCGGGATAGCTTCAATGAGCTGGTCGCTTTACTGATGACTGATCATCAACATCTTGAGTTGCTGTTTAAGCTCGATGAGCAGGTTAACCAGTTCGCCGAGTTGTACGAGCAGCTGGCCTCTATGCAGGCGCTGCTGGGCTATGATAAAGACGATGGTGTGTATGGTGAGTTCCGTAGTAAAGCGCATGCCTTGCAGGCGCTTGCCAAAGAGGCACAAGACCCGCAACTGGAGATCTTGCTTTTGGAGTTGAGACGACGGGAAAAAGACTTTTTGCTCCGGCTCGACAGAAACTATCTCAATCTGCATGGCGATCTTATCCTGCAAGCCAAAAATCGCATCCGGACACAGTTTCCCGATCGTGCAGAGGCATTTCTGTTGACGCTGGAGCATTATCAGAATGGCTTTGTCGTATACACCAATGTGCTGCAAAAACAGGGGCTGGATCATAACCAGGGCGTACGTGGTGAGTTGGGTGAGCTGAAACTGGCAATACGCGGCCATTTTACAATTGTGGCTAAACAGCTTTTCAGTGCGTATCAGGAGGAGCAGCAACAGCTGATCCTGATCAGCTTGCTATCAATCGTACTCAGTAGCGGTTTTAGTCTGCTGCTGTTGTACTATCTGAACAGTCGGGTATCCGAGCAGGTCATGGCCATTGGCAGAGTGCTTGTCAGGGTTGCTAAACATGAAGACTTTTCTTTACGGGTAAACCTCAAAAGTGAAGATGAAATTGCGCAGATAGGGCACCATCTTGATGAACTACTCGATTTTATTGAGACCCTGATGGCCCGGCTCAGCGCGGCCCAGCAGCGGCTAATTGAAGAGGCCAAAATGGCCAGCCTGAGCAATATGGTCAGTGGCTTTGCTCATGAACTAAACACTCCATTGGGGATCGCTATTACCAGTCAGTCTCATCTTAAAGCACAGGTCGAGAATATGCGCCGCGATTTAGACAGTGGCCAGCTGAAGAAAACCACGCTGACTAATCTTATCGGGGAGGCTGAATCGGCGCTATTCTTGCTCGAAAACAACTTGCACCGCACTGCCTCGCTCATCGACGACTTTAAAAAGGTATCGGCACAGCAGCATTACGATACGGAAATGGAGTTTGACCTGAAAACCCTTGTGGAAGGGGTGTTTGATTGCTATCGCAGCGAACTGCCTGAGGAGGAATACAAAATTGAAGTCGAAATACCGGATAATCTGATCCTCAGCAGTTACCCCAATGTGTTTAATCAGATCATCGGATATAGTCTGAACAACAGTATTTTGCATGGTAAACATCCAGACAGACAGCTTACCATCATTGTCTCGGCGCATATCGTGAATGACTATGTGCACTTCTATTTTAAAGACGACGGGCAGGGGATTGATAAGGA is a window of Pseudoalteromonas sp. R3 DNA encoding:
- the dctP gene encoding TRAP transporter substrate-binding protein DctP produces the protein MRQSTALLPLLGTQLQAKQPDCTGARYRLVFASPYNTELWLSSPHMHQQLKHNIEDFSNGKICVEIRDKGQLGVGHELAVQVSRGAIQGALLSVSNLSPIVPKLDILNIPFWAAQSQSYLNLITSKLWQQQVTDQIRARGEVAILLYHLPGARTLTSTRHYGKLLKTPSDIIDVIFRVPASQVLRQFYQLCGTTPVQVAWKKAAMLAARKRFDALDPSVTGLYNGPNGLNRHIGAVSLINSVQDGWVSVINQQWLKALPRKLRIAVWEGAEKTFTQHLPMARQTALYCQRGLLRNGATIYYPSADEMAAWQEIGGYQRREWHATKVALLGKVSAFDAFVAATQVNNGLTFPT
- a CDS encoding HAMP domain-containing sensor histidine kinase gives rise to the protein MQLKQSLLLFKVAAIGAALIIATVSWFLYRELDHSKQLNDHLFKLQTQIQRLLDQEERFVIERQKASLLSIDDYRYAYRDSFNELVALLMTDHQHLELLFKLDEQVNQFAELYEQLASMQALLGYDKDDGVYGEFRSKAHALQALAKEAQDPQLEILLLELRRREKDFLLRLDRNYLNLHGDLILQAKNRIRTQFPDRAEAFLLTLEHYQNGFVVYTNVLQKQGLDHNQGVRGELGELKLAIRGHFTIVAKQLFSAYQEEQQQLILISLLSIVLSSGFSLLLLYYLNSRVSEQVMAIGRVLVRVAKHEDFSLRVNLKSEDEIAQIGHHLDELLDFIETLMARLSAAQQRLIEEAKMASLSNMVSGFAHELNTPLGIAITSQSHLKAQVENMRRDLDSGQLKKTTLTNLIGEAESALFLLENNLHRTASLIDDFKKVSAQQHYDTEMEFDLKTLVEGVFDCYRSELPEEEYKIEVEIPDNLILSSYPNVFNQIIGYSLNNSILHGKHPDRQLTIIVSAHIVNDYVHFYFKDDGQGIDKELLPVIFEPFVTSKRHSGGTGLGLSIIYNLVTQKLGGEIKIQSPAHGGACLHIILANTAFKMVSPEPCD